From the Leptolyngbya sp. O-77 genome, one window contains:
- the map gene encoding type I methionyl aminopeptidase has product MSNETITLMSQREIEKMRQAGQLAAQLLAYLEPLVKPGVSTLELNDAAEEWTQRHGAKSAPLGYHDFPKSICTSVNEVVCHGIPNAKQILRDGDIINIDVTPIVDGYHGDTSRTFFVGEPSPLARKLVEVTEECMWRGIREVKPGARIGDIGAAIQEYAESQGFSVVQDFVGHGVGRIFHTAPQIPHYGKRGKGKKLRPGMVFTIEPMINVGTWEVEVLSDKWTAVTKDRQLSAQFEHTVAVTATGVDVLTLMPELAVA; this is encoded by the coding sequence ATGTCCAACGAAACCATCACCCTCATGTCACAGCGCGAAATCGAAAAAATGCGCCAGGCCGGACAGCTTGCTGCCCAGCTTCTTGCCTATCTAGAGCCGCTGGTGAAGCCAGGGGTCAGCACGCTGGAGCTAAACGATGCCGCAGAGGAATGGACTCAAAGGCATGGAGCCAAAAGCGCCCCGCTGGGCTATCACGACTTTCCCAAATCAATCTGCACCAGCGTCAATGAAGTCGTGTGTCACGGCATCCCCAATGCCAAGCAAATCCTGCGCGACGGCGACATTATTAACATCGACGTAACGCCGATTGTGGATGGCTACCACGGCGACACCTCGCGCACGTTCTTTGTAGGAGAGCCGTCGCCCCTTGCCCGCAAGCTAGTAGAGGTGACGGAAGAGTGCATGTGGCGTGGCATTCGCGAGGTCAAGCCGGGGGCCCGCATCGGCGACATTGGGGCCGCCATTCAGGAATATGCTGAATCCCAGGGCTTCTCGGTGGTGCAAGATTTTGTGGGGCACGGCGTTGGGCGCATCTTCCACACGGCTCCCCAAATTCCCCACTATGGCAAGCGCGGCAAGGGCAAAAAGCTGCGCCCTGGCATGGTGTTCACAATTGAGCCAATGATTAACGTCGGCACTTGGGAAGTGGAGGTTTTATCGGATAAATGGACTGCGGTGACGAAAGATCGGCAGCTTTCTGCCCAGTTTGAACACACGGTTGCAGTGACGGCCACGGGGGTGGATGTGCTGACGCTGATGCCAGAATTGGCCGTCGCCTAG
- the pabB gene encoding aminodeoxychorismate synthase component I, which yields MSKLEDLEWQGVGEWEALVREAERDRWLWFQNPVAKYEVYDLADGLPALAEIEARVQQECLWAMGLVSYEAAPAFDPALTVRNEHPSASVRFPLLAFGLYPAPQILSQQDLTQRMTAASPPLLNWQPNLSVEEFQAAIARIKHHIHAGDTYQVNYTFRLQAENVRDPWALWCQMIRAQPLGYGAFINLPEWAVCSASPELFFSRKGNTLTSKPMKGTTARGLWAAGDRQQAEDLYHSDKNRAENVMIVDMVRNDLARVARLGSVQVSRLFALERYPTVWQMTSTVQAETSASLPAIFQALFPPASITGAPKARTMSLIADLETAPRRVYTGTIGYIRPNPQASAQAHVQAQFNVAIRTVLVHRPTGQAEYGVGGGIVWDSTADSEFQECRTKAQVLTQVRPAFSLLESMLWTPEAGIAWGDRHLARLRASADYFGFTVDWDAVENAIQQRLATLPPQPHKLRLIVPPTHPPTVEAQAIAPLPRVYRVAIAQTPIDSGNPFLYHKTTHRLVYMQAQQAHPEADDTLLWNERGELTETCIANLVLELDGEWVTPPVHCGLLPGIYRSFLLEQGKIKERIVRLGDLSRCTRILLINAVRHQWNATLDSNSLCRLK from the coding sequence TTGAGCAAGTTGGAAGACTTGGAATGGCAGGGTGTGGGCGAATGGGAAGCGCTGGTGCGAGAGGCGGAGCGCGATCGCTGGCTGTGGTTCCAGAATCCGGTGGCGAAGTATGAGGTGTATGACCTAGCGGACGGGCTGCCTGCGCTGGCGGAGATTGAAGCGCGGGTACAGCAGGAGTGCCTGTGGGCGATGGGGCTAGTGAGTTACGAAGCTGCGCCTGCTTTTGATCCCGCCCTGACGGTACGGAACGAACACCCATCTGCATCCGTCCGCTTTCCGCTGCTGGCGTTTGGGCTATATCCAGCGCCGCAAATCCTGTCGCAGCAAGACCTGACCCAGCGAATGACAGCAGCCAGCCCGCCCCTGCTGAATTGGCAGCCTAACCTATCGGTCGAAGAGTTTCAGGCGGCGATCGCCCGCATCAAGCACCACATCCACGCAGGCGACACCTATCAGGTCAACTATACCTTTCGGCTGCAAGCAGAGAATGTGCGCGATCCGTGGGCCCTCTGGTGTCAGATGATTCGGGCGCAGCCGTTGGGCTATGGCGCGTTTATCAATCTGCCGGAGTGGGCCGTGTGCAGCGCGTCGCCAGAGCTATTTTTTTCGCGGAAGGGCAACACGCTGACATCCAAGCCGATGAAGGGAACAACGGCGCGGGGATTGTGGGCAGCGGGCGATCGCCAGCAGGCTGAGGATCTGTACCACTCAGACAAGAACCGTGCCGAGAACGTGATGATCGTGGACATGGTGCGAAACGACCTGGCGCGGGTAGCGCGGCTGGGCAGCGTGCAGGTATCGCGCCTGTTTGCCCTGGAGCGCTATCCCACTGTCTGGCAGATGACTAGCACGGTTCAGGCAGAAACCTCAGCCAGCCTGCCAGCCATTTTTCAAGCCCTGTTTCCGCCTGCGTCTATCACCGGAGCGCCCAAAGCCCGCACCATGTCTCTCATCGCCGACCTAGAAACGGCCCCCCGACGGGTCTACACGGGCACCATTGGGTACATTCGCCCCAACCCGCAGGCCTCTGCTCAGGCGCATGTTCAGGCGCAATTTAACGTGGCAATTCGCACGGTGCTGGTGCATCGCCCCACAGGGCAGGCGGAATATGGGGTCGGCGGCGGCATTGTCTGGGATTCTACAGCCGACTCTGAGTTTCAGGAATGCCGCACCAAGGCGCAGGTGCTGACCCAGGTGCGTCCTGCCTTTTCCCTGCTGGAGTCGATGCTGTGGACTCCAGAGGCAGGAATTGCCTGGGGCGATCGCCACCTGGCCCGACTCCGCGCCTCCGCAGACTATTTCGGCTTTACGGTAGACTGGGATGCGGTTGAAAACGCCATTCAGCAGCGCCTCGCTACCCTCCCGCCCCAGCCCCACAAGCTGCGGCTGATTGTGCCGCCGACCCATCCGCCCACGGTCGAAGCCCAGGCAATCGCCCCCCTGCCGAGGGTCTATCGAGTGGCGATCGCCCAAACGCCCATTGACTCTGGCAATCCGTTTCTCTATCACAAAACCACCCATCGCCTCGTCTACATGCAGGCACAACAGGCACACCCCGAAGCCGACGACACCCTGCTGTGGAACGAGCGCGGCGAACTCACCGAAACCTGTATTGCCAACCTGGTGCTAGAACTGGATGGCGAATGGGTGACTCCACCCGTCCATTGCGGCTTGCTGCCCGGTATCTATCGCTCCTTTTTGCTGGAACAGGGCAAAATAAAAGAGCGCATCGTGCGACTCGGAGATCTCTCCCGCTGCACTCGAATCTTGCTGATCAACGCCGTTCGCCACCAGTGGAACGCCACACTCGATTCAAACTCCCTCTGCCGATTAAAGTAG
- a CDS encoding caspase domain-containing protein: protein MTNYWAIAIGINQYPQLPPLVYAERDAQSLIQSLINDAGFLPDTCVRLTDNSPPAAWGATTPDRAGIQTAIAQVCQRLKSNDCLWLFFSGYGMHYQGKDYLMPQDSDPTQPAQTGLSVEFLYSLLQAAPTKNLLVLLDMNRSQGVLSGVSAGTHTAALAEQYGIPTLLSCRPNQLSHETIALRHGLFTAAVLEGLKRPGCVTLEHLVQFLQTRLPELSDHHWRPRQEPLAIIPDSLRYQLIVPGKETLSPALPSFAPVDAPDRLQPVSHRDEPPRRAGSEWQPSQSPESHPDWRHSSPQKPSLQTPAIWQDRPVERVTPSPPPIPVVSEAELRREPADTPLPPSSSLPAPPPTPHPTVRPWRSPLMRLKIAPGGNWCAGGAGFCRC, encoded by the coding sequence ATGACAAACTACTGGGCGATCGCCATTGGTATTAATCAGTATCCACAGTTGCCACCCCTCGTCTATGCCGAGCGGGATGCCCAGTCTTTGATTCAGAGTTTGATTAACGACGCGGGGTTTCTGCCCGATACTTGCGTGCGGCTGACCGATAACTCGCCCCCAGCGGCCTGGGGGGCCACCACGCCCGACCGCGCTGGCATTCAAACGGCGATTGCCCAGGTGTGTCAGCGGCTCAAGTCAAACGATTGCCTCTGGCTATTTTTCAGCGGCTACGGGATGCATTATCAAGGCAAAGACTATTTAATGCCTCAAGATAGCGACCCCACCCAGCCCGCCCAGACCGGGCTTTCGGTCGAATTTCTCTATTCTCTATTGCAGGCAGCGCCGACGAAAAACCTGCTCGTGCTGCTGGACATGAACCGGAGCCAGGGCGTGCTGTCGGGGGTCAGCGCGGGTACTCATACCGCAGCCCTGGCCGAGCAATATGGCATTCCCACACTGCTGTCCTGTCGTCCAAACCAGCTTTCTCATGAAACAATCGCCCTACGTCACGGATTGTTTACGGCTGCGGTGCTGGAGGGGCTAAAGCGTCCGGGCTGCGTCACGCTGGAGCATCTGGTGCAGTTTTTGCAAACGCGCCTGCCAGAGCTAAGCGACCACCACTGGCGACCTCGCCAAGAGCCTTTGGCCATCATTCCAGATAGCCTGCGCTATCAGCTAATCGTGCCCGGAAAGGAGACTCTATCGCCCGCTCTGCCATCTTTTGCGCCTGTGGACGCTCCGGATCGGTTGCAGCCCGTTTCTCATCGGGATGAACCGCCTCGTCGGGCAGGGTCGGAGTGGCAGCCCTCCCAGAGTCCTGAATCCCATCCTGACTGGCGACACTCCAGCCCGCAAAAGCCCAGCTTGCAAACCCCTGCAATTTGGCAGGATCGCCCGGTCGAGCGAGTTACGCCATCTCCACCTCCGATTCCGGTTGTGTCGGAGGCAGAACTCCGTCGTGAGCCAGCAGACACACCGCTTCCGCCGTCCTCATCACTCCCTGCGCCGCCCCCCACCCCCCACCCCACCGTACGCCCGTGGCGATCGCCTCTGATGCGTCTGAAGATCGCTCCTGGTGGCAACTGGTGCGCTGGGGGGGCGGGCTTTTGTCGCTGTTAA
- a CDS encoding pentapeptide repeat-containing protein — translation MANHEHLALLKQGANAWNQWRETHAEIHPNLSQAALDQANLREVTLNQADLRGGILSRADFCMASLRQADLSRADLREAILYTTDLSEANLSEASLIGADLREANLSSANLSLASLCTATLCTADLRRANLREALLQGANLSHASLNQADLCLSNLREADLSRADLRGARLYTANLSHSNLYGANLSQADLREATLSQANLREADLRQANLGMSIICLANLVGATLYQANLTRANLSMSNLCMANLSHASLGDSILIGTNLIGANLYIADLRASVLTEADLREAALNEADLSNASLFRADLSMANLSHANLCGADLRQANLRHSNLWEAQMNRAKLSGAIMPDGQIHP, via the coding sequence ATGGCAAATCATGAACATCTAGCTCTGCTGAAACAGGGCGCAAACGCCTGGAACCAGTGGCGCGAAACCCATGCTGAAATTCATCCGAACCTCAGTCAGGCTGCACTTGACCAAGCCAACTTGCGCGAAGTCACCCTCAACCAGGCAGATTTGCGAGGAGGCATCTTAAGCCGAGCCGATTTCTGCATGGCCAGCCTGCGGCAGGCCGATCTGAGTCGGGCAGACCTACGCGAGGCAATTCTCTACACCACCGACCTGAGCGAAGCCAACCTGAGCGAAGCCAGCTTGATTGGGGCAGACCTGCGAGAAGCGAATCTGAGTAGCGCCAACCTCTCGCTGGCCAGCCTTTGCACTGCAACTCTGTGTACCGCAGACCTGCGACGGGCAAATCTGCGCGAAGCCCTCCTACAGGGTGCAAATCTAAGCCATGCCTCGCTGAATCAGGCAGATTTATGTCTGTCTAACTTGCGCGAAGCCGACCTGAGCCGGGCTGATTTGCGGGGCGCACGGCTATATACCGCTAATCTCTCCCACAGCAATCTCTACGGGGCGAACCTGAGTCAGGCCGATCTGCGCGAGGCTACGCTAAGCCAAGCCAACCTGCGCGAAGCCGATTTGCGACAGGCAAACCTTGGTATGTCCATCATTTGCCTGGCAAACCTCGTGGGTGCAACCCTGTATCAGGCTAATTTGACGCGGGCAAACCTCAGCATGTCGAACCTATGCATGGCGAACCTGAGCCATGCGAGCTTGGGCGACTCCATTCTGATTGGCACGAATCTAATTGGCGCAAATCTTTACATCGCAGACCTGAGGGCGAGCGTCTTGACGGAAGCCGATCTGCGTGAAGCAGCGCTCAACGAGGCAGATTTGTCGAACGCGAGTCTTTTTCGGGCTGATTTGAGTATGGCGAATCTGAGTCACGCCAACTTGTGTGGGGCCGATTTGCGGCAGGCAAACCTGCGACATTCAAACCTTTGGGAGGCTCAGATGAATAGGGCGAAGTTGAGCGGGGCGATCATGCCCGATGGACAAATTCATCCATAG
- a CDS encoding DUF4168 domain-containing protein — translation MLRLGRRTGCQEQAGRRGRSLVALLLGCLVSLLLMGAAGNAAELAPQAGTPAPIDQPLPPTSLSAEDIATEKVHQFVQAYLKVLKLVESREGELQAAETQLESQRVQQEVELEALALIEAAGLTQREYLQLLGLANTDLEFRERMVAQLQEMMD, via the coding sequence ATGCTGAGATTGGGCCGTAGAACAGGTTGTCAAGAGCAGGCTGGACGGAGGGGGCGATCGCTCGTTGCACTGCTGCTGGGCTGCCTAGTCAGCCTGCTGCTGATGGGTGCGGCTGGGAATGCGGCCGAACTTGCGCCCCAAGCAGGAACGCCTGCGCCCATTGACCAACCATTGCCGCCGACTAGCCTGAGCGCAGAAGATATTGCTACTGAGAAGGTTCACCAGTTTGTGCAGGCCTATCTCAAGGTGCTGAAACTCGTGGAAAGTCGCGAGGGCGAGCTACAGGCTGCGGAAACTCAGCTAGAATCCCAACGGGTGCAGCAAGAGGTGGAATTGGAAGCGCTGGCTCTGATCGAGGCGGCAGGGCTGACCCAACGAGAATATCTGCAATTGTTGGGGCTGGCAAATACCGACTTGGAGTTTCGGGAACGGATGGTGGCTCAACTACAGGAAATGATGGACTAG
- a CDS encoding carbohydrate kinase family protein has product MTQPRVLCLGEVLLDYLADQPGKPMEQVMSWTAYPGGAPANVACALAKLGTPSGFVGCVGNDEAGDALVKLLLESGVDGAGIQRHDTAPTRGVYVVRDEAGDRHFAGFGGRPSDAFADTRLKADALPEGLFANADFLVLGTLELAYPESAGAIARALELAEQYFVKILVDVNWRPVFWADPESARQPIHALIKRVDFLKLSAEEADWLFETRDPAIIAHRLDNLEGVLITDGDKGCAYCLSGNDGRVPAFPVEVEDTTGAGDAFVAGFLHQICQQGIAALANPELARQIVTYASAVGGLTTTRPGAIAAQPSPAEVGAFLYMQQQG; this is encoded by the coding sequence ATGACACAGCCGCGTGTGCTTTGTTTGGGTGAGGTGTTGCTGGATTATCTGGCCGATCAGCCAGGGAAACCGATGGAGCAGGTGATGTCCTGGACGGCCTATCCGGGTGGTGCGCCCGCGAATGTGGCTTGTGCCCTGGCAAAGCTGGGCACGCCGTCTGGCTTTGTGGGCTGTGTGGGCAACGATGAGGCGGGCGACGCGCTGGTGAAACTGCTGCTAGAGTCAGGGGTAGACGGAGCGGGCATCCAGCGACACGATACTGCGCCGACGCGGGGCGTGTATGTGGTGCGCGATGAGGCGGGCGATCGCCATTTTGCTGGGTTTGGCGGGCGGCCCTCGGATGCCTTTGCCGACACGCGCCTGAAAGCCGACGCTCTGCCCGAAGGTCTGTTTGCCAATGCCGATTTTTTGGTGCTGGGCACGCTGGAGCTGGCTTACCCAGAGTCGGCTGGGGCGATCGCCCGCGCTTTGGAATTGGCGGAGCAATACTTTGTCAAAATTTTGGTGGATGTCAACTGGCGGCCCGTGTTTTGGGCCGATCCCGAATCGGCTCGGCAGCCGATTCATGCTTTGATCAAGCGAGTCGATTTTCTAAAGCTCTCCGCCGAAGAAGCCGACTGGCTGTTTGAAACCCGCGACCCCGCCATCATTGCCCATCGCCTGGATAATTTGGAAGGGGTGCTGATTACCGATGGCGACAAGGGCTGTGCCTATTGCCTCAGCGGTAACGACGGGCGCGTTCCGGCCTTCCCGGTCGAAGTGGAAGACACGACGGGCGCGGGCGATGCCTTCGTCGCTGGGTTTTTGCACCAAATTTGTCAGCAGGGAATCGCGGCCCTGGCCAATCCTGAGTTGGCCCGGCAAATCGTGACCTATGCCTCAGCGGTGGGCGGACTCACGACGACTCGACCTGGAGCGATCGCTGCTCAGCCCAGTCCCGCAGAAGTGGGGGCGTTCTTGTATATGCAGCAGCAGGGCTAG
- a CDS encoding uridine diphosphate-N-acetylglucosamine-binding protein YvcK yields MSNGLLKHALQAIKPELRLRQANLSKKPAPKAANRHRTPHRVNQWFKWLSPGLSVKRWLFITIGGCLLLLLGIAIWSRQTPIFRLGQLIGDVLEVITRIVPNYISGPLVMLAGLLLVFWGQTRSLGSITEVLMPGEEEELVDRLMAHRRLNRGPRIVVLGGGTGLSTLLRGLKHYSANITAIVTVADDGGSSGRLRREIGVLPPGDIRNCLAALADEEKLLTELFKYRFQAGDGLVGHSFGNLFLTAMSEVAGDLEQAIAASSKVLAVRGQVLPATLSDVRLWADLEDGRHIEGESNITEAQGKIVRIGCTPANPPALPRALAAIEEADYIIIGPGSLYTSIIPNLLVPEIVEAIAQRQVPRIYVCNVMTQPGETDGYAVSDHIRAIDQVTSGKRLFDAVLVQKKMPSAHSLIRYAQEGSNPVYFDREGVMQTGRRVVIANVIDEEVETGLVRHDSDRLARILLRWYSRVAGIR; encoded by the coding sequence ATGTCAAACGGACTCTTAAAGCACGCCCTCCAAGCCATCAAGCCTGAGCTGCGCCTCCGCCAGGCCAACCTATCCAAAAAGCCCGCGCCCAAAGCGGCAAACCGCCATCGCACGCCCCATCGGGTGAATCAATGGTTTAAATGGCTATCGCCGGGGCTATCGGTCAAGCGGTGGCTGTTTATCACCATTGGGGGCTGTCTGCTGCTGCTGCTGGGGATTGCAATTTGGTCGCGGCAAACGCCAATCTTTCGCCTGGGGCAGCTCATTGGGGATGTGCTGGAAGTCATCACGCGCATCGTGCCGAACTACATCAGTGGGCCACTGGTAATGCTGGCAGGTCTGCTGCTGGTGTTTTGGGGGCAGACGCGCAGCTTGGGGTCGATTACTGAAGTGCTGATGCCAGGAGAAGAGGAGGAACTGGTGGATCGGCTGATGGCCCATCGCCGTCTGAATCGGGGCCCGCGAATTGTAGTGCTGGGTGGCGGTACGGGGCTGTCTACGCTGCTGCGGGGGCTGAAACACTATAGCGCCAATATTACGGCGATTGTGACGGTGGCGGATGATGGTGGGTCGTCGGGGCGGCTGCGGCGCGAGATTGGCGTGTTGCCGCCGGGGGATATTCGCAACTGTCTGGCGGCGCTGGCCGATGAGGAAAAGCTGCTGACGGAGTTATTCAAATATCGCTTTCAGGCGGGCGATGGACTGGTAGGTCACAGCTTCGGCAATTTATTTTTGACAGCGATGAGCGAGGTGGCGGGGGATTTGGAGCAGGCGATCGCCGCTAGCTCCAAAGTCCTTGCCGTGCGGGGACAGGTATTGCCTGCAACCCTCAGCGATGTGCGCCTCTGGGCCGATTTGGAAGACGGCCGCCACATCGAGGGCGAATCAAACATTACCGAAGCCCAGGGCAAAATTGTGCGAATTGGCTGCACGCCTGCCAATCCGCCTGCGCTGCCCCGTGCCCTGGCGGCCATTGAGGAAGCCGATTACATCATCATCGGCCCCGGCAGCTTGTACACCAGCATTATTCCCAATCTGCTGGTGCCAGAAATCGTTGAGGCGATCGCCCAGCGCCAGGTGCCTCGCATCTATGTGTGCAATGTTATGACCCAACCTGGCGAAACCGATGGCTATGCGGTGTCCGACCATATCCGCGCCATCGACCAGGTGACCTCGGGCAAGCGCCTGTTTGACGCAGTTCTGGTGCAAAAGAAAATGCCCTCTGCCCACTCGCTCATCCGCTATGCTCAGGAAGGCTCAAACCCGGTCTATTTTGACCGAGAAGGCGTGATGCAAACGGGTCGCCGCGTCGTCATCGCCAACGTCATCGACGAAGAAGTCGAGACGGGCCTGGTGCGCCACGACAGCGATCGCCTCGCCCGCATCCTGCTGCGCTGGTATAGCCGCGTGGCCGGGATTCGGTAG
- a CDS encoding ABC transporter ATP-binding protein produces the protein MYEANVRIQKEGTLEAVTPGEGTLEASTRGEGTLEAGTQAQSIGEPLIELRGVSKSFGDRVVLDEVDLAIYPNEAVGIIGPSGTGKSTILRLIAGLIAPDAGEIYLKGQRRMGLVDEGKDPFGVGMVFQRAALFDSLTVDENVGFLLYQHSRLPRQQIRQQVERVLEMVGLPGTGDRYPSELSGGMRQRVSFARAILKNPDNPADNPELLLYDEPTAGLDPIASTVIEDLIRKLQCPEDGCTTYAIVTHQHSTIRRTADRIVFLHQGKVQWEGRVEDIDTTDNPAMRQFFTGSVEGPIRVVG, from the coding sequence ATGTACGAAGCGAACGTGCGGATACAAAAAGAGGGCACACTGGAAGCAGTTACACCAGGGGAAGGCACACTGGAAGCAAGCACCCGGGGGGAAGGCACACTGGAAGCAGGCACACAGGCGCAAAGCATAGGCGAACCGTTGATTGAGTTGCGCGGAGTGAGCAAGTCCTTTGGCGATCGCGTCGTGCTGGACGAAGTGGATCTGGCCATTTACCCCAATGAGGCAGTGGGCATCATCGGCCCATCGGGTACCGGAAAATCAACCATCCTTCGCCTGATTGCGGGGCTGATCGCGCCGGATGCAGGCGAAATCTATCTGAAAGGGCAGCGCCGCATGGGGCTAGTAGACGAGGGCAAAGATCCCTTTGGCGTGGGTATGGTGTTTCAGCGGGCGGCGCTGTTCGATTCGCTGACGGTGGATGAAAACGTTGGCTTTTTGCTGTATCAGCATTCTCGGTTGCCGCGTCAGCAAATTCGTCAGCAGGTAGAGCGGGTGTTGGAAATGGTGGGGTTGCCAGGAACGGGCGATCGCTATCCGTCGGAACTCTCTGGCGGGATGCGCCAGCGGGTCAGCTTTGCCCGCGCCATTCTAAAAAACCCCGATAATCCGGCAGACAACCCCGAACTGCTGCTCTATGATGAGCCAACCGCTGGGCTAGATCCGATTGCCTCTACGGTGATCGAAGACCTGATCCGCAAGCTGCAATGTCCTGAGGACGGCTGCACCACCTACGCCATTGTGACCCATCAGCACAGCACCATTCGCCGCACTGCCGACCGCATTGTTTTTTTGCACCAGGGCAAAGTGCAGTGGGAAGGGCGAGTGGAGGACATCGACACGACGGACAATCCAGCCATGCGGCAGTTTTTTACGGGCAGCGTGGAAGGGCCGATACGAGTGGTTGGGTAA